The segment GACTTCAGATAATTCTGTCTAAATGTAGTTAAAAAGCATGAGACAGTTTGGAATACCTGAAGGCAGGGCCACAGCAGTGGTagagcagataggacacttgccttgcatgtagccaacccatgttcaatccctgcatcccatatggttccttgaacactaccaagagcaatccctgagtacagagccctgagcatcaataggtggaacccaaaaacaaacaaacaaaaatacttaaacTTATAGTTTAAGCCATAAGTCTTGAGCATAAGGAAAACCCCTTAGTGTGatacagaaatttaaaacattttatttttttttaaatttattttattgaatcaccaagtggaaagttacaaagttctcagacttatatctcagttacacaatgctcaaacacccatcccttcaccagtgcccatattccaccaccaataaaaacaaaaacaaaagcaaaaacaaaacaaacaaacaaaaaaagtatacatcccacccctcaccccccaacccaccctgtacgtgagtgataatttcacttccttttctctttaccttgattacattccagatttcaacacataactcactattgttgttagagtttcaaaacagactcactatttttgttggaatttatcccctaagaatacagctctactaacagggaaatatttgataataagttttccactgatgaaaatgaagagataaaatgtctctTCATTTTATCTCTAAATGaagctactgcggccgcgcggtttacaatttctatattatagtaattaagtccgcgaagatttaggtttgaaaatgaatcatttcccttcctggaacagcatatagccaaagttagttcacagtctccatacatgggtgcaagcacttgctggaaccccaattcctaaagctgtctctggttcccgctcgttccacatccaccggctctgcagaggcatgggcacccgggccgaaaacccggccggctggagccgagcactggccccCGGCTcagaaatttaaacattttaaattaatgctttaaaaaagttttttaagttATAGATATCGGAGATTCTAAGATCACCAAAActtcaaaatttgtttattttgtaacaGATATTCCAAATTGGAAGACATAGACAACTGGATTACTATCGATTCTGTCACATCTGAAATTAGACTTGCAAAAATTCCTGATTTTGAATCCAGATATGTCAAAAATGGTACATACACAGTAAAGATTGTGGCTGTATCAGAAGGTAAGTTACTGATCATCTCATACATCTGTTGTATATAGAATAAATGGACAGAGAAGTGTAAAGAATTATAGGAGGGATTACTGTCACCTTTGACCTTAGAATGtaggaaggaaaaggacagagtggaaaagaaatcatgaagggtagcAAGAAGTGAATGGTAGTAGTGGGGGGGAGGTGGTTAGGGTCAAGGCCATGGGTGCATCGCTGGTGTAGAGTGGCAGAGCTCTGTATCCAAACTGCAGAGTTACTAGGGGGTgtgagggagggaacctgggaacactggaagAGGAAGGTTGACTGGCggtgggatgggtgctgaaaTGTACTATACCTAAAACAACTATTAATAATGTTGTAAATCACTgtgtcttgatttttaaaatgagcatttaataattaaatagaatataCTTTGAAAAAAGGTAAGTTGTTATTAAATAGATATATTTCTTGACTGTGTGTTTAGATTTAATTTTCAACAGTAAGAGTCTTAACTAGAaatgatggaaaaataaaatctctttagtAAATGTAAACCTTCACATTGCTGCTTATGTAGTGGGTTACTATAAATTATAGGATCTAAAGATGAAAACATAGCTTGAATAACCAGTGCCCTAATTTGTGACTATAATCTCCTTATCAGATTGGCAAGAATGTTTGAATTATGTCCATTGTCCACAATATAACCAGAATATCacacttttttctcattttaaagatgATTCTAGAAAATCAGTCACTGGCACCATTCTTCTCAACGTTGTAGACATCAATGACAATTGTCCTACACTGGTAAACCCTGTGCAGAACATCTGTAATGATGAGCAGTATGTGAATGCAACGGCAGAGGACCTGGACGGACCCGAAAACAGCGGGCCTTTCAATTTCCTTATTGTTGACAAACCACCTGGGATggcagaaaaatggaaaatagtaCGCCAAGAAGGTGAGCAAAACCCTTTGGACTACGTGTTTAAATATCGATTGGCATATTTAAACGTGATgggtaattttgttgttgttattatcatcattgttgttggggccacatctggcagtgaccAAGAGCCACGTGGtgttgggaaccaaacccagggtttctttctctgtgtctctgtgtctctgtccatccatctgtctgtctgtctctctctctctctctctctctctctctctctctctctctctcacacacacacacacacacacacacacatgcatgcatgaggAAGTGTGCTGTACCATGACCCAAGTCCATGTCCATGATCCCTAAACTCCTTACAGTGTAGGTTTCTTTAAATATCACTTTCTAAAGTGATATTTCAGTATAGTTTTGAAAGGAGTTTATAAAACAAGCTTCTAAGCTCTAGGTGAGTATCACTAATCACTAATCTACCATTAATAAATCCCCTTTTGGGGTAATAGAAAAGGGGTGAAAGAAAATAATCTAATGTCTATAAACTGGGTATTCGCCATAGGTAGTTGTTTGGCCTCAAAGATGAGGAATACTTGCTTGTCTAACCATAGTAGTCAAGCTAATGCCTTATAAAAAGGTTGGAGTGTGCTAGACTGGGGAAACAGCTAAAAGAGAGAGTACGTTAAACCCAGCGTTAATCTCTGGCATGGCCTGTgcttcccctgagcacagagccaaatcaCAGCTCCagcgagtgtggcccaaagacaaaaacttaAGACTTTCTTaacttccaaaaaataaataactacccTATTATTAATATTCACATATATTACTataattatttgcatatgttATCATAATTATTCCCAATTATTATCCAGGTGTATTCATTTTATATACCTTCCAAGTAAATTTGTTTTCAATAAATATCATATGTATCAGAAAAACTCGCCATCCCTTCTACTGCTTTTAGTCATCTGAAGTCATTCCTTATTAttcatatgaaagaaaaattttactaaCCATCCATCACTTTTTTTAAGTTAGATGAAAGGTCCATGTAACAGTGCAGTGTAATATTCTTGCCAAAGATATAGCCCAATCTTCCATGCTTGGATATATACAGTCATGTAGaaatagcactggagcactgtcatcccattgttcatcgatttgctcgagtggacaccagtaacgtctccattgtgagacttgttattactctttttggcatagcaaatacgccatgggtagcttgccaggctctgctgtgcgagcaggatactctcagtagcttgcaagtctctccaagagggacagaggaatccaacgggggtcggctgcatgcaaggcaaacaccctacccgctgtgctatcgctccagccaaatgtagaaatattcaaatatattgaaTCTGCGGAGCATTCTTTGAATAAATCTTTGAAATTATTGGCCTTCAAAATCTCAAGGTTTTTCAGGTTCAAGAAGGTGGTTGGAACTGTTCTATATTAATAGAGACTAAATGACTAACTAAACAGTAAAACAAAGACAGAATGTAACTCTGAGTAGAGCTCtttcttgctttgcatatgtgagatcctggatttgacccaaacacaaaaaaaaaagagaaaggaaaaaaaagaaaatgtcactgGAAAGGTCATCTAACTCACAACTTGTTTGTTATATTCCTAGTACTGAGAACATACTTAGTAAAGCACACACTATTCCAATTCATTATCACAAAAGTTGGGTTTCCAGATCCCATCTTTAGCTATGAACCTGCCTGATTGGGCCAGCCCAACTGATTCTCTAAAGCACATGGAGCTAATTCATAGAGAAGCTAAGCATGGATGAAGCTTCAAACGGGAGCTGAATCCTTCTAGAAGTTACAGAAAGCTCCTGTAACTTACTtaaccccacccccctgcctcacTCCATTTCCGTTTGCTTCTCCTTCCAGGTACCAGTGTGCTACTTCAGCAACATGAGCAAAAGCCTGGGAGGAGTGAAATTCAGTTCCTGATCTCCGACATCAAGGGCAACACTTGTCCTGAGAAGCAGATCCTTCAGCTCACGGTGTGTGAGTGTCTGCATGGCAGTGGCTGTGTGGAAGCGCTCCATTCCTCCTATATTGGCCTGGGACCCGCAGCCATTGCCATCATAATTTTGGCGATTCTACTCTTGCTTCGTAAGTATTTCAAACACAGCTTTATAGCTTTTCTAGCAATTCAAGTGTAGTACTGCTGGGAGTTTGTTCCCGTGGTTGTCACTAATTCTTTTTATAGCTATTCCATAACCacacttgaaaataaaaagggaaattatAATTGATCGTTGACAAATATGCCAAAGCTTATTTTAGGACTctgcatagttttattttatgaaaatatatttcccaggccagaaagatggctcaaagaagatccgggtgcatgctttgcatacagaaggcccatttggtcctctggaccacatggttctctctctctctctctctctctctctctctctctctctctctctctctctctctctctctctctctctctctctctctcttctctcgctctctctccacacacacacacacacacacacacactcacacacacacatttccagaCTTAAATAACCAACATTATGCACAATAACTTCAGGAATCTTTTATAGCATTAGATTTGGTGTTCCCATTTGATAAGTTGTGAGGAAGAGACAGTATCTGACTTTCACTATTGTGTCCCACTGGCTGGAACAGAAGCTTGAACAGAGAAGGCTGTCGAAGATTTGGCGCTTGAACTTTAATCATGGATATAAGATTGCTTTTATGACCCATCACTCCTCCCTTTGCGTGTCCAGCTTGTCAGAGCATCCCATTTTCCTCCACCTGCCTGGAGCCTTCCCCAGTGCCAAGAATAGCCAGCCCCAGTGAACAGTCTGTTTCCTGCCAGTGACAGCCACCCGCACGTCTTGCAAGTCCTCCAAAGACCCAGGGTTTCCTTTCAGGAAAAACAAAAGGATTCTCATGAATCCACATGCCCCCTGCATTTGAGTAGAGGAATGCCCCTGAGACAGCACAGCTGATCCAGAGACAGGAGGAGCTTCTCAGACTCTTGATAGATGCTTAGTTGAACGTGTAACACCCAGCAGTTTACAGTGAACTAGATCACTATCTCTATCTAACGGCTAAAAGTACAGACATAATCGTAAATTCCTTGTCTCCATTTACCAAGTAGGTGCTGGAGCTCAAACTTCATTTTTTACTCCGGGATGTCTTACATTCTTACAATTTCTCATCCTTTAAGATGTCTCTAGGCTTTGCTGTAATGCATCCAAATAAGCTTGTTTAGATTGGAGCAGggtgaagaaaagaaacatagaCAAACAAGTGACAACTGCACCCCTCGGAAAAAATGGGTAAATTGCAAAATCAGGCAGTATCGTTCCTAGAAAGACATTTGGGGCTCACCTCTGCACTCAATTTCTTTTCATGCAGTTGTGCCACTTTTACTGCTGATGGCCACTTGTGGAGAAGACGCCAAAGGCTTCACCCCCATTCCTGGCACTGTTGAGATGCTGCATCCTTGGAATAATGAGGGCGCACCTCCAGAAGACAAGGTCAGAGAATGAGATTCTAGGAAACTTAGCTTTTCTGATTTTAAAGAAGACAGGGGGAAAGTTTCTAACATTCTACATCATGGGGTTAAAGTGGTCAAATGAATTTCATTCCCATGCCTTGGTTAAATTAAATAAAGGGACTAAACATATTTTATCTTGTGGCTAGGATAGCGTCAAAGTGCTTTTGCTATACCCGAAGATCCTGTTTTATGGAGAACGTATACAAAAAGGGTTAGGTAATGACAGAGAGACTGTATAACACAGATTAGAGAAGGCAATATGTGTGCAGGTTTAGGATATATATTATTGCCCCAATCTACAGTGGTCAGTCTCTCTTCACACACCATCCCATGTCCATCCCCATCCTCCATAAGTCTGGCAAAGTAAAGCTCACAACCCACACAGGAGTTGGAAAATGTTGCAAAGCCCCTTCTGGGGCCTGCTTAGTATTCAGTTTCCTTTGTCTCTGCTGCATCTTAGCCCTGTGTTTCTCATCGTCCTTGCACTCAGCGCCCTTAAATAGGATATTACAGAGTGTCAAGTATCAGACAATCCAGACAGCAGTGCCTGAGATATAGAAGTGCCCAGCACCAAAGCAATGATTCCTCAGCATCGTACACAGATGCTACCATCCCCTTGTCCCTGGTACTGGCTGCTGACCCCACCTGCCGATGAGAGAGAAGTGAAGTGCTTCTCTGTAAGAATACTTGCCAGTTTTGCATCCACCACTTTTGTTTGAAATGACATTaactgattttttgggggggatcacacctggcgatgcacaggggttactcctggctctgcactcaggagttactcctggcgctgctcaggggaccatatgggatgctgggaatcgaacctgggtcagccacgtgcaaggcaaacgccctacccactgtgctatcgctccagccccaatgacatTAACTGAACTGAATCAGGGGCAATGAAGGCTTGGAGAGTGACCTCAGGTCCATCTAGGAAAACAAcctaggggccaaagagatagtactacaggtcaggcacttgtcctgcacccGACCTGCCTGCCCAAGGCCTCAGCAGGGAGGAAGGATTTATAAAGAGAAGGCATCCTATGGCAAAGGAGAGACGAAATGTCACTGGTCCTATTGGAGCAAATAAGACCCTATTTTAAAGTTTCCTTCAATGCAAAATATTTTCCTGTGTCTCGGTGGAGATAGCTTGTTCCGTGTTCATCTCAAATTCTCCTTTCAACCGTCCTGCCACGCCTCTCCTCTAACGTGAGTTCTCCACTGGATTTGGTCTCGCAGGTTATGCCATCACTGCTGACAACAGATCGAAGGGAGAGCGTGGCCGTCGGCCATGCAGTAGGGGGGAGCATTGCAAACAGGGTTATGGTTGGCAAAGGAAGTAGCTCCACGTCCTTTGTCAAAAGGCAACACGAAGAGACTGAGGTGGACGGAAGATATGAAGAACACCAAAGCTTGCTCACTGGCGGGGCTACCCGACCTGCAGGGACTATAGGAGCTGCCGTAAGCGCTGAAAGGAACAGAAGAGTCCAGGCTGCCTCCACAGACATGGCGGGAGCTCGAGCAGCTGCAGTGGCCGCGAATGaggaatttttaaagaattatttctttGAGGTAAGCACTGGGTTTTATGTatgggaggaaaaggagggggcTAGGAATAATACGATGTTATCAATAGGGTAATAATTGCTTTGGATCTCAATGCGATATTAGTgctattttgtctgtttttggtgtgttttttgccttttaccatttttatttttttaattttataaagtagttcacaatatttgatgacatttagtattcaaacaccaatcccaccaccattacaaccttcccatcaccatatgttggatgtttccatcccaaaccccaattcctgtcccaaagcaggaccgagatcatatattttgtattgtttattatgaaaaaacgctgaaaatgctacaaaaaagtatccttagaggaaagagcgtgaagattgttgtattttacccagggaccattaagccgttctttaagagatcactaacatgttgttaaaagttgggccttgtgtgcttttatatgtgtgtgtgtgtgtgtgtgtgtgtgtgtaaaagaatatatttccctctaaaattggttgcctcctactttgaaccccatccaaAGTGGTgtgtactcttggagtatgggtagggtgtgtcctatgaagtgtcacaCAGCTGCAAAGGTGGCCTCGAGGTCCAGGAACAGGTTCACTTGTGGgcgaggctcggcccgagcatgtggagagcagctgtgagcatggcggcagttaagttctggaggctttcggctggtagggctgggtcccttggggaggggagggctctcaccctcccccctccagggtgcctcaagtgaaaacagcctggtgcagagtctggcgGCATGGtatggccaatgatgagattatctggtgccagccaggggtggcttagAGACAAGGGGAGCCAGGGGGGAGGTGGacacgggcagaggatctccattccCAGTTCCATTGCACTCAGAGTTCTCAGTCAtaaagtcccgcatacctggtttTCCTTTACTTctattccttctctctttccataAGTGAACCCCACATTCTTTGTAGAATTCGTATTCTCCCTCAATACTGCCCTTTCACTTCAGTTAACTACGAACAGCAGGGCTGAAGAGGGAGCTCAGCATCTCAGAAAGTTGAGTACATGCTTGGCATGATgaagacccaggtctgatccccagtactacacgatccccctgagtactgagctgggagtagcccctcagcaccactggatgtcaCCAAAAACTTTAACAAAATGTAAAACCCACAATATACCTGTCCATTTAAAAGGTCTCTTTTCAATGGGTGTACTGTTGATTTCACTGTGATTTCACTACTCTTGATTTCACTGTTGAGGAGCATCACACAAAATTAGGAGGCGCGCTATAGGAAAGGTGATCAGATGAAATCAAGACCCCCATGCCTGGAATTTGGGAGTAGAAGCATGTTGGGTGCCTTTCGTGAAAACAAGGCCCATATGGCCACCTGCAAAAGGGAGATGGCAGAGTCAGCGGCAGCGGCCCTCCTTGAGAGGAGCAGCAGGGTGTTGTCCGTGGAGGCTAGTGTGTTTCTGCCCCTCCCTTCAGACTGGCTACACATCACTTTGGGCGTCCCCACAGTCTGCTCCCTCCTCCTTCACTTCTTTCACACCATCTTCTGCCCCTAAGTATTGGTTTGATGAGGTACTACCTAGGTACAGTGATGGCATGTCGGTATCAATCAAACACCACACACCCCCTTTTCCCTCTCACTGTCCAGCTCTGTCTGGAactctgttcattttatttgataTGTTTTTGCCTCTTTGCTCTACTACTACTTGATTCAGTCTTGGTTCTTATATGTGTGTGCAACTAATGCtgtagaaaaagaaatgtttaataaTCATAGAAATGTTGAACTCTTGCATAGCCTTTACCTGGTTATTAATATTAGTTATAATCTTTACCTAATTATTCATATTTTGTCATGTTTTCCATTGTTTTCCCCTATATCTCCCACGTGCACGTATATGGACAGTCCGTTATATACCGCAGCGTAGTGAGCACATCTAGAAACTCAAAGGGTGACACATGCATATGGCAATGTCGCCGGTTACTGCAGGTGCCTGCCTTTGTCGGCCCTGTCTGGGCACAGCTCGGTGTCAAGTATATCATCCGGATTAATCTCAGACAGTCCCcactccctttcttttttgtgtgtgatgttatatttttaagaacacaggcttgggccagagtgatagcacagcaggtagggcgtttgccttgcacgcggccaaactgggtccaatccccgggatcccgtatggtcccccgagaaccaccaggagtaattcctgagcacagagccaggagtaacatgtCACTGGGTGGAacccaataaattaataaatagataaataaataaataattttttttagaagaacACAGACTTGCTATCTCAGTAGTGCCTGTCATGTTGTAGGATGGGCTTCAGTTTGTCTCTCTGTGATGTTTCCATGTAATTCGACTGAGCTTAGGTTGAGGGGCAGGAATATACATGTCACTGATTCTGGGACTCTCTTTCCATTTTAGAAAGCAGCCTCATACACGGAGGAGAATGACTTCCACACAGCCAGAGACTGCCTCCTGGTGTACTCGCAGGACGACACGCAGTCCCTGCATGGCTCCATTGGCTGCTGCAGTTTCATCGACGGCGAGCTCGACGACATCTTCTTAGATGATTTAGGGCTTAAATTCAAGAAACTTGCCGAAGTGTGTTTGGGTCGAAAAATAGATATAGATCTGGAGACTGAGCAAAAAGCTGTGCAAAACACGGAACAGAAGGGAGCTTCAGTCAATGAGCAAAGCCAGGGCCTCTCAGAGAACATCTATGGCGCGGGTGCCGCCTTGTCAGTTTCAAAATCTTTGCATGAAGCAAACACAGGGATAGTGAGTCAGGAAATAGTCACTGAAAGGTCTTCCAGTCAGAGTCAAAAGGTAACAACGACATCTCTTCCTGAGCCCGCGGCCCCTCGAAACATTATAGTGACAGAAACTTCCTACACCACAGATTCTGCTCTGCGCCCCAGCACCGTGATCCTGCGCCccagccagccccagggccttgTGGTGACCGAGCGGGTGTACGCTCCAGCCACCACCCTGGTAGATCAGCGTTACCGTAATGACGGGAATGTCGTAGTTACAGAGAGAGTCGTGCAGCCCAATGGGGGCCTCGTGGGCTTGCAGGAAGGCGCCACACACCTGTCAGATGCAAATTATGTGATGGTGAGGGAAAAGGAGAGCTTCCTGGCCTCCCAAGCTAGTATGCTGCACACTCTGGCCCGACCCAGTGTCGCAATAGGGCCCAACGTGACAGTGACGGAAAGGGTGCTGACCCCCGCGTCCTCTGTGCAGTCCAGTTACCAGGTCCCTGCTGAAAGCTCAGTGACGGTCCGGAAGACCTCGGTGTCCAGGATAGGTCCTGCCCCTCAGCCAAACTCGGCTTCATAGGAACTGTCCTCACGCTCCCACTGAACCGCAGCTCCCTCCAGGGCTTCTGAGCAGAGTCGCATCCACATTCTTACTCCCGCACGGCAGCCACCAAACTAGGAGCCTGTTTCACGGGCACGGGTCAGTTCTTCTTTTCAGAGTCCAGTCATTTCATGAGCCTGACACACCCGGTGGGCTACAACTTTCTCTCAGTGGCTTGTATGCAAAGGACCTTACTGCCTCCGCTTCCAAAATTGCCCAGCAGAACACTATCGAGTCACTGAGGGGATATTAATGAGGCCACCCTCTAAGTGCCTTTTAGCAAGGTTGGGATAGTAATATTCGCAAGGCACGTTCACGAGATGATCGACCTGGTTTTTATGCATTTTCCAAACCGTAGGAGTATGGAGTGCATCGGTCACCTTCAGAGCTGATAGAACCTGTTGGTGTGCCACTCTGACTTCTGACATCACTCTCCTGAATTCCACCCTTTGCAGCAGCTTATCCTAACAACTCATCTATCCAAAAATACATAGTCTGGGCTAccggtttttgtcttttttgaaaaCCAGAGgctttttaaatcaatgaagttGATTGGCTTTTACAGTACTTACATGGAGGAATTTATCTGCCTGATTCTCTAACTGTACACAGGCATGTGTGAGTTCTATGATTCTTTAAATATTGAGAGAGACAAGGTGACTCAGTAGTCCTGAAAATACACAAGACTTCAAATTCAGGGTAGTAATACAGggcaaaatttataaatataaaatctttatttttcctttgcttacttgggggggagggggagggcacacccacagtgctcagagtctactccCAACTGTGCGcagaagtcacttctggcagagctgggTATTAAACTAAGAAAGTGCCTTAACACATGTGCTgtttccagccccaaattcaccactttttaatataaacaacgtggcttttttttttaactctcaagATACATTAGCTTCTAATTTAATACAGCCAAACTAACCACTTTGTAGCATGGTTAAGAGAACACACACTGAAGTAAGAATTGTGCCTGTTTCACTGTTTTATATTCTCAAGTGACTCAtagaaatactaaataaatatttgtgaaattaaACTGAATTTTAGAAGCCATTCTCTTATCTACAATTGTAGGAGCCATGAAAAGCCATGATAATATCTATAGCTGTGAATTTGAAATTATGGCATTATTCTCTGTTTCAGAGTCATTGGTTGGTCATGACTTACTgcatgaatattaaatattacttaGTTGGACTGAATTTATTCAGTATCATTGCCTTTTCTTCATAAAAGTTATCTGAGTGTTTTGACTGGTAATTAATAAATTCTCCCCTGAAAAATAACTCACTTAGCATTTcaaaatacatgtaaatatataagtAATAATTTGTATATTCTTCACAactaaattttcataaattttaaaggttgtaatttaatgatttataaagatatttttctagGGAAAAcgattttcagaattt is part of the Sorex araneus isolate mSorAra2 chromosome 2, mSorAra2.pri, whole genome shotgun sequence genome and harbors:
- the DSG2 gene encoding desmoglein-2 → MQVKGLADLRDRSASQSLGGRGGVGVAEVVWIYFTFGNGLHLEILNKENENQPLPKQTHLIRQKRAWITAVVNLREGEDLSKKNPIAKIHSDLEESGVKVTYKYTGDGITEPPYGTFIFNKDTGDLSVTRILDREETPYFRILGYALDEKGNNVEKRPVELRIKVLDINDNEPVFTQNLFVGSVEELSAAHTLVTKVNATDADEPNTVNSELSFRILSQQPVPAFYIDQYTGEIYTISSNLDREEHSSYSLIVDVRNKNVQITDRPAKQAQIQIHISDVNDNVPVVENKVYKGSVEENQANVEVIRIKVSDADEVGSDNWLANFTFVSGNEEGYFHIETDTQTNEGIVTLIKDVDYEQIKHINCTVIVTNKAAFHKSVQFKPVHIPFIVDIQNVKEGIHFKSSKISFQVSESMNQSSISRVIGKFQAFDEDTGKLAHAKYSKLEDIDNWITIDSVTSEIRLAKIPDFESRYVKNGTYTVKIVAVSEDDSRKSVTGTILLNVVDINDNCPTLVNPVQNICNDEQYVNATAEDLDGPENSGPFNFLIVDKPPGMAEKWKIVRQEGTSVLLQQHEQKPGRSEIQFLISDIKGNTCPEKQILQLTVCECLHGSGCVEALHSSYIGLGPAAIAIIILAILLLLLVPLLLLMATCGEDAKGFTPIPGTVEMLHPWNNEGAPPEDKVMPSLLTTDRRESVAVGHAVGGSIANRVMVGKGSSSTSFVKRQHEETEVDGRYEEHQSLLTGGATRPAGTIGAAVSAERNRRVQAASTDMAGARAAAVAANEEFLKNYFFEKAASYTEENDFHTARDCLLVYSQDDTQSLHGSIGCCSFIDGELDDIFLDDLGLKFKKLAEVCLGRKIDIDLETEQKAVQNTEQKGASVNEQSQGLSENIYGAGAALSVSKSLHEANTGIVSQEIVTERSSSQSQKVTTTSLPEPAAPRNIIVTETSYTTDSALRPSTVILRPSQPQGLVVTERVYAPATTLVDQRYRNDGNVVVTERVVQPNGGLVGLQEGATHLSDANYVMVREKESFLASQASMLHTLARPSVAIGPNVTVTERVLTPASSVQSSYQVPAESSVTVRKTSVSRIGPAPQPNSAS